Part of the Varibaculum massiliense genome is shown below.
GGCCAATGGGACTGTGGTTTCTACCCGCTATGAAGGCACCGGCGGAAACACAGTCACTATTAATCATGGGATGCTGGGGGGTAGTTCCTGGATTAGTGTTTACCGTCACATGACACAGTTTGCTACTAGCCCCGGAGCCCAGGTTTCCAAGGGACAACTAATTGGTTATACCGGCGCTACCGGCAGGGTTACCGGGTGCCACGTTCATTTTGAGCTCTGGAAGAACGGGTCAGTAATAAATCCCATTCCTTTACCCTAGTTTTTTGCGATAGCGTAGGAACGCTATGAGTAAGAAAGATAAAAGTCGCGGCGCGCAGGGTAAAAGTAATACCGGGGTGCGGATGATTGCGCGCAACAAAAAAGCGTTGCATGACTTCTTTATCGAAGATACCTATGAGGCTGGGCTGGTGCTCACTGGTACCGAGGTTAAGTCTTTGCGTATGGGGCGGGCTTCTCTAACCGAGTCCTGGGTAGAGATTGATCGCGGGGAGGCCTGGTTGCAACATGCCCATATCCCCATGTACATTAATGGCACTTGGTCGAACCACGCTCCGCTGCGTAAACGTAAGCTGTTACTGCATCGGCGGGAAATCGACAAACTTGCTGCCGACTCCACGGTGAAAGGCTATACGATTGTGCCTTTAGAGCTGTATTTTTCTGCCGGACGGGTGAAAGTAAAAATTGCGCTTGCTCGCGGCAAACAGGAATGGGATAAACGTCAGACCCTACGTGAACAGCAAGATAAACGAGAAGCTCAAAGAGCGATGAAGGATTGGAACCGGCGCTCTGCCCACGGGTAGGGAGCGGGATAGGAAAACCCTGATTTCCCGAACATAAGTGTTGGCGATAAAACGGGAAATAAATAACTCTCTGTTATCCGCTCCTCGAAGCAGGTAACAGAGAGTTTTTACTTTTGTTTTTAGTTAGCAGCTACGGCGGGCGCGAGCTTTCCGGCGGCGCATGCTGCGACGCTCATCTTCGTTTTTACCGCCCCACACTCCGGCGTCTTGATTGTTATCGAGAGCCCAAGCTAGGCAAATAGACTCTACCTCGCAGCGGGCACACACCATTTTTGCACGTTCAGCCTGGGCGATGGCCGGGCCGGTGTTTCCGATAGGGAAGAAGAGTTCGGGGTCTTCTTCTAGGCAGGCAGCGCGTGAACGCCAATCCATCTGCGTCTCCTTTATTAGTTAAAAATAAGTATCAAGTTTGCGGGTAACTGTCCGCATGGAACGCTGTCTTGGCGGGCAGCTCCTTTGCTATCTACTATTTTTTTAGTTAACAGCTGATAAATCAAGGGTTTTGACAGCTCAGAGTGGATAATTCGCGTGCAACGTGTCACAAAAGAAAGAAATTTTAGCAAGGTTTAGTAAAAGTAGCCAATTGTATGGCTAAACCTTTACCGTCCTTGACCAGGATTCCTCGTCCAGGAATTAGCCCCACTTGGTCGGGAAGTGCCTGGCAATCAATGCCTTTTACGAAGGGGCGACATTGCGGCGCGCTACCTAAAACTAGCAAAACTGCCCGCTGTCGCAGTTCAGCCAGCGGACCGGAAAAAGTTGTTTGCAGCACCTGGGGACTGACACTCGCCAGCACCAGGGTTTTTTCTGCTCTTGCTCCCTCGGTATCCAGATCGGAGGCTGTATCCAGTACCGGGAAATCAGGGGACTGCCCGGAATATGTGAGTAAATGGTTCAAGCGGGGATCAGGAGCGTTTAAGTCTTCCAGCACTTGATGGTGAGGCAGGAAACCGCTGAGTAGCTGCGCAGCATCGCTCTTCCCGCTGCCATTTTCCCCGATGATTAACCAATCGCGCTGCAAATCGGATTCCTCTATTCTTATTGCTCCCGACAATCCCCGGGCAAAAATTCTTGGGAACTGACTTGTTATTGCAGCCGGTGGGAGTAAAAAACGATTGGGGAGGGCGTGCAGGCAGAGACGGGGAGCTTTTAAGAAACGTTCAGGTTGAGGGGGTGGGGGATTGGCTGCCCGAAACGGGGTGGCTTCTCGACTTGGAGAATATACAAAAACTCCCGGACCGCTAATCTGTTCCAAAGCCTGCGGGGTGAAACCGGCTTGCGCCGCCTGTACACTATCGCGTATCCCGCCC
Proteins encoded:
- the smpB gene encoding SsrA-binding protein SmpB, translating into MSKKDKSRGAQGKSNTGVRMIARNKKALHDFFIEDTYEAGLVLTGTEVKSLRMGRASLTESWVEIDRGEAWLQHAHIPMYINGTWSNHAPLRKRKLLLHRREIDKLAADSTVKGYTIVPLELYFSAGRVKVKIALARGKQEWDKRQTLREQQDKREAQRAMKDWNRRSAHG
- a CDS encoding WhiB family transcriptional regulator; amino-acid sequence: MDWRSRAACLEEDPELFFPIGNTGPAIAQAERAKMVCARCEVESICLAWALDNNQDAGVWGGKNEDERRSMRRRKARARRSC